In Cupriavidus taiwanensis, the following proteins share a genomic window:
- a CDS encoding acyltransferase, which yields MTTLPSSSPASTAAPASPDTSQPSPAEPPRRRALVPRGRFAFVTGIVSWTLLIASTLFWCALLFPLALLKLALPFTAVRRRIDPLLNGIATAWISGNTGWFAWIQREPWDVRGNEGLRYADWYLVNCNHQSWADIFVLQRALNRRIPLLKFFLKQQLIYVPVIGLAWWALDFPFMKRHGKAELRRNPALRRQDQETARRACAKFSLVPTSVMVFAEGTRFTAAKHAAQASPYRHLLKPKAGGLAVALNAMGDKFRSLIDVTIVYPQGAPGFWDLACGRAGPVLVRMRQLPVPPSFCHADYGSDKAFRTEFHHWLASQWEAKDAEIEALTPPREG from the coding sequence ATGACGACGTTGCCCTCTTCTTCCCCCGCTTCCACCGCCGCCCCCGCTTCCCCTGACACCAGCCAGCCCTCCCCCGCGGAGCCCCCACGCCGCCGCGCGCTGGTGCCGCGCGGCCGCTTCGCCTTTGTCACCGGCATCGTCAGCTGGACCCTGCTGATCGCCAGCACGCTGTTCTGGTGCGCGCTGCTATTTCCGCTGGCGCTGCTGAAGCTGGCCCTGCCGTTCACCGCCGTCAGGCGGCGCATCGACCCGCTGCTCAATGGCATCGCCACCGCCTGGATCTCGGGCAACACCGGCTGGTTCGCGTGGATCCAGCGCGAGCCCTGGGACGTCCGGGGCAACGAGGGCCTGCGCTATGCCGACTGGTACCTGGTCAACTGCAACCACCAGTCGTGGGCCGACATCTTCGTGCTGCAGCGGGCGCTGAACCGGCGCATCCCGCTGCTGAAGTTTTTCCTGAAGCAGCAGCTGATCTATGTGCCGGTGATCGGCCTGGCCTGGTGGGCGCTGGACTTTCCGTTCATGAAGCGCCACGGCAAGGCCGAGCTGCGGCGCAATCCGGCCTTGCGGCGCCAGGACCAGGAGACCGCCCGGCGCGCCTGCGCCAAGTTTTCGCTGGTGCCGACCAGCGTGATGGTGTTTGCGGAAGGCACGCGTTTTACCGCGGCCAAGCACGCCGCGCAGGCTTCCCCCTACCGCCACCTGCTCAAGCCCAAGGCCGGCGGGCTGGCGGTGGCGCTGAACGCGATGGGCGACAAGTTCCGCTCGCTGATCGATGTCACCATCGTCTACCCGCAAGGCGCGCCCGGCTTCTGGGACCTCGCCTGCGGTCGCGCCGGCCCGGTGCTGGTGCGGATGCGCCAGCTGCCGGTGCCGCCGTCCTTCTGCCACGCAGACTACGGCAGCGACAAGGCCTTCCGCACCGAATTCCACCACTGGCTGGCAAGCCAGTGGGAGGCCAAGGATGCGGAGATCGAGGCGCTGACGCCGCCGCGCGAGGGCTGA
- a CDS encoding SphA family protein — MPKTFARRLALTAPLLLACVGAHATEGALGRPVTGTSVLPNAGVVSPEPALIVNVGEIYLDGSIGGSRTVPVAGKASAGIDGKIAFTLATVMKVWDTDTGAWNFASSFTLPYVWTKVAANLAVGGRSLGTQDTASNLFDISFAPVIAGYHFSKTEHVALSLNVWAPTGKYDPNALANPSLNNWTFIPQVAYTRLFPEHGLEFDAVAGIQFYTRNHATDYQNAPLFTLDTMLLKRFANGAGVGLIAGTTQQLGDDSGPLADRLNGFRGHDWAVGPIVTYDTKIGARSLLSLGLRWVPTVASKNRLKSTNTFMGTATLVF; from the coding sequence ATGCCAAAGACCTTCGCACGACGGCTTGCCTTGACTGCCCCGCTGCTGCTGGCCTGCGTCGGCGCCCACGCCACCGAAGGCGCGCTCGGGCGCCCCGTGACCGGCACCAGCGTGCTTCCCAACGCGGGAGTGGTGTCGCCCGAACCGGCGCTGATCGTCAATGTCGGCGAGATCTACCTCGACGGCTCGATCGGCGGCAGCCGCACCGTGCCGGTTGCGGGCAAGGCTTCGGCCGGCATCGACGGCAAGATCGCCTTCACCCTGGCGACCGTGATGAAAGTGTGGGACACCGACACCGGCGCCTGGAACTTCGCCTCCAGCTTTACGCTCCCGTATGTGTGGACCAAAGTCGCGGCCAACCTTGCCGTCGGCGGCCGCAGCCTCGGCACCCAGGACACCGCCTCGAACCTGTTCGACATCTCGTTCGCGCCGGTCATCGCGGGCTACCATTTTTCCAAGACCGAACACGTGGCGCTGAGCCTGAACGTGTGGGCGCCGACCGGCAAGTACGACCCCAACGCCCTGGCCAATCCCAGTCTCAACAACTGGACCTTCATCCCGCAGGTGGCCTACACCCGGCTGTTCCCCGAACACGGGCTCGAGTTCGATGCCGTCGCCGGCATCCAGTTCTACACCCGCAACCACGCCACCGATTACCAGAACGCACCGCTGTTCACGCTCGACACGATGCTGCTCAAGCGCTTTGCCAACGGCGCCGGCGTCGGCCTGATCGCCGGCACCACGCAGCAGCTGGGCGACGACAGCGGCCCGCTGGCCGACCGCCTGAACGGCTTCCGCGGCCATGACTGGGCGGTAGGTCCGATCGTCACCTACGACACCAAGATCGGCGCCAGGAGCCTGCTGTCGCTCGGCCTTCGCTGGGTGCCCACGGTGGCCAGCAAGAACCGGCTGAAGAGCACCAACACCTTCATGGGCACGGCGACACTGGTGTTTTGA
- a CDS encoding BamA/TamA family outer membrane protein, with translation MTKRLAALMGALAVCCCGGAWAQADVAGAKKPLSFFDPDDGALDLSDFLLNHSGALPVPTIITEPAVGYGAGLGLMFFSQSMADAAASARASGKGPAPPNITGIGGAYTENGTWGAGVAHFHTWDGDRYRYLGALAKVDANLDYYGLRNQPRAYALRGVFLVQQLLVRIADTRWYAGPRYVYFDSTATFRFGDAGEFGSFDQTQRIGKAGLVVDYDSRDNMFYPSRGSYAELEAQFARGGFGSTQSFNMYNARGFTWLPLARTVILGLRADTRFSSGEVPFYAQPYVDLRGVQKGRYQDRNALAAEMELRWDVTPRWSLLGFTGVGKAYGRWHDFSDASAIYSVGAGFRYMIARKLGVSIGLDVAHSKGQNAFYIQVGSAWR, from the coding sequence ATGACAAAACGCCTTGCCGCGCTGATGGGCGCACTGGCCGTGTGCTGCTGCGGCGGCGCATGGGCGCAGGCCGACGTGGCTGGAGCAAAGAAGCCGCTGTCGTTCTTCGACCCGGACGACGGCGCGCTGGACCTGAGCGACTTCCTGCTCAACCACAGCGGCGCGCTGCCCGTGCCAACCATCATCACCGAGCCGGCGGTCGGTTATGGCGCGGGCCTCGGGCTGATGTTCTTCTCGCAATCGATGGCCGACGCGGCCGCCAGTGCCAGGGCCAGCGGCAAGGGCCCGGCGCCGCCCAACATCACCGGCATCGGCGGCGCGTATACCGAGAATGGAACCTGGGGCGCCGGCGTCGCGCATTTCCATACCTGGGACGGCGACCGCTATCGCTATCTCGGCGCGCTGGCCAAGGTCGACGCCAACCTCGACTACTACGGCTTGCGCAACCAGCCGCGTGCCTATGCGCTGCGCGGGGTGTTCCTGGTGCAGCAGCTGCTGGTGCGCATCGCCGACACCCGCTGGTACGCGGGCCCGCGCTATGTGTATTTCGATTCGACCGCGACCTTCAGGTTTGGCGATGCCGGCGAGTTCGGCAGCTTCGACCAGACCCAGCGCATCGGCAAGGCCGGCCTGGTGGTCGACTATGACTCGCGCGACAACATGTTCTACCCCAGCCGCGGCAGCTATGCCGAACTCGAGGCGCAGTTCGCGCGCGGCGGCTTCGGCAGTACCCAGTCGTTCAACATGTACAACGCGCGCGGCTTTACCTGGCTGCCGCTGGCGCGCACCGTGATCCTCGGCCTGCGCGCCGATACGCGCTTTTCCAGCGGCGAGGTCCCGTTCTACGCGCAGCCCTACGTCGACCTGCGCGGGGTGCAGAAGGGTCGCTACCAGGACCGCAATGCGCTCGCGGCGGAAATGGAATTGCGCTGGGACGTGACCCCGCGCTGGTCGCTGCTGGGCTTTACCGGCGTCGGCAAGGCCTATGGGCGCTGGCACGATTTTTCCGATGCCTCGGCCATCTACAGCGTCGGCGCGGGCTTTCGCTACATGATCGCGCGCAAGCTGGGGGTGTCGATCGGCCTCGATGTGGCGCACAGCAAGGGCCAGAACGCGTTCTATATCCAGGTCGGCAGCGCCTGGCGCTGA
- a CDS encoding formylglycine-generating enzyme family protein, which translates to MSGPRDSGNPGAGPAALAAARSGGRRAWLLAGLLGVGLAAGLGGSYWYLKGRIPAAPAIVVGDGKTGPAGMVRVPGGDFLMGSDSKMAQPNEKPAHKVRVHGFWMDQHHVTNAQFRKFVEATGYVTTAERAPDWETLRVQLPPGTPRPPDSAMVAGGMVFVGTPRPVPLQDYSRWWRYVPGADWRHPTGPGSSIEGKDNHPVVQVSYEDAQAYAKWAGKRLPTEAEWEFAARGGLEQATYAWGEQFAPDGRQMANVWQGQQNQPFPVVSPKAGGALGTSPVGTFPPNGYGLADMTGNAWQWVADWYRADQFRREAGKAQPIENPVGPLASWDPSEPGVPVNAPKRVTRGGSFLCNEDFCLSYRPSARRGTDPFNSMSHLGFRLVMDESRWAEMQRRPPVAMAGPAHPAAR; encoded by the coding sequence ATGAGCGGACCACGTGATAGCGGCAATCCCGGTGCAGGCCCCGCGGCCCTGGCGGCCGCACGGAGCGGCGGCAGGCGGGCGTGGCTGCTGGCGGGCCTGCTCGGCGTCGGACTCGCGGCCGGCCTTGGCGGCAGCTACTGGTATCTGAAGGGACGGATCCCGGCCGCGCCGGCAATTGTCGTCGGCGATGGCAAGACGGGTCCCGCCGGCATGGTGCGCGTGCCGGGAGGCGACTTCCTGATGGGCAGCGACAGCAAGATGGCGCAGCCCAATGAAAAGCCGGCGCACAAGGTGCGCGTGCATGGGTTCTGGATGGACCAGCACCACGTCACCAACGCGCAATTCCGCAAGTTCGTCGAAGCCACCGGTTATGTCACCACCGCCGAGCGCGCGCCCGACTGGGAAACCCTGCGCGTGCAGCTGCCGCCCGGCACGCCGCGCCCGCCCGACAGCGCCATGGTCGCGGGCGGCATGGTCTTCGTCGGCACGCCGCGCCCGGTGCCGCTGCAGGACTATTCGCGCTGGTGGCGCTATGTGCCCGGCGCCGACTGGCGCCATCCGACCGGCCCTGGCAGCTCGATCGAGGGCAAGGACAACCACCCGGTGGTGCAGGTTTCGTACGAAGACGCACAGGCCTATGCCAAGTGGGCCGGCAAGCGGCTGCCGACCGAGGCGGAATGGGAGTTCGCCGCGCGCGGCGGGCTCGAGCAGGCGACCTATGCCTGGGGCGAGCAGTTTGCCCCCGACGGCAGGCAGATGGCCAATGTCTGGCAGGGACAGCAGAACCAGCCGTTCCCCGTGGTCAGTCCCAAGGCCGGCGGGGCGCTGGGCACCAGCCCGGTCGGCACCTTTCCGCCCAATGGCTACGGCCTTGCCGACATGACCGGCAATGCCTGGCAGTGGGTCGCGGACTGGTACCGCGCCGACCAGTTCCGGCGCGAGGCCGGCAAGGCGCAGCCGATCGAAAACCCGGTGGGCCCGCTGGCATCGTGGGATCCGTCCGAACCGGGGGTGCCGGTCAACGCGCCCAAGCGCGTCACGCGCGGCGGCTCGTTCCTGTGCAACGAGGACTTCTGCCTGAGCTACCGCCCCAGCGCACGGCGCGGCACCGATCCCTTCAACAGCATGTCGCACCTCGGCTTCCGCCTGGTGATGGACGAAAGCCGCTGGGCCGAAATGCAGCGGCGGCCGCCGGTGGCGATGGCCGGGCCGGCCCACCCGGCAGCGCGCTAA
- a CDS encoding HAD family hydrolase, with translation MTMAAPPAILVSHTRKAIAALALAGLALVGCSTSATAPAAQDAAAPSVQAAAAALPSWRDGAARQALLKFVADVTRPGSPGFVPPEERVAVFDNDGTLWSEQPLYFQFFFLLDQVRAAAPQHPEWRNNPAFRALMANDMQGLMRNEKQLLGLIAEANSGMTVDQYDRTIRDWLAKARHPKFNRPYTELVYQPQLELLSYLRANGFKTYIVSGGTIDFMRPWSQAIYGVPPEQVIGSSQAVRYQVRDGKPVLVRDPKLDFIDDGPGKPVGIYRHIGRRPILAVGNSDGDLQMLEYATGGDGPRLAVLVHHDDAEREFAYDRQSKVGKLDKALDAARARGWTVVSMKRDWQQVYPAGKP, from the coding sequence ATGACCATGGCAGCGCCTCCCGCAATCCTTGTCAGCCACACGCGCAAGGCCATCGCCGCGCTGGCGCTGGCCGGCCTGGCGCTGGTCGGCTGCTCGACCTCCGCCACCGCGCCGGCGGCGCAGGATGCGGCCGCGCCGTCGGTGCAGGCTGCGGCAGCGGCGCTGCCGTCGTGGCGCGACGGTGCGGCCCGCCAGGCGCTGCTGAAATTCGTCGCCGACGTGACGCGGCCCGGCTCGCCCGGCTTCGTGCCGCCCGAGGAACGCGTGGCCGTGTTCGACAACGACGGCACGCTGTGGAGCGAGCAGCCGCTGTACTTCCAGTTCTTCTTCCTGCTCGACCAGGTGCGGGCGGCAGCGCCGCAGCACCCGGAATGGCGCAACAACCCCGCGTTCAGGGCGCTGATGGCCAATGACATGCAGGGCCTGATGCGCAACGAAAAGCAGTTGCTTGGCCTGATCGCCGAGGCCAACAGCGGCATGACCGTGGACCAATACGACCGCACCATCCGCGACTGGCTGGCAAAAGCGCGGCACCCCAAGTTCAACCGGCCTTACACCGAACTGGTGTACCAGCCGCAGCTGGAACTGCTGTCCTACCTGCGTGCCAACGGCTTCAAGACCTACATCGTCTCGGGCGGCACCATCGACTTCATGCGGCCGTGGAGCCAGGCCATCTACGGCGTCCCGCCCGAACAGGTGATCGGCTCCTCGCAGGCGGTGCGCTACCAGGTGCGCGACGGCAAGCCTGTGCTGGTGCGCGACCCCAAGCTGGACTTCATCGATGACGGGCCGGGCAAGCCGGTCGGCATCTACCGCCATATCGGCCGCCGGCCCATCCTTGCCGTGGGCAACTCCGACGGCGACCTGCAGATGCTGGAGTACGCCACGGGCGGCGACGGCCCGCGCCTGGCCGTGCTGGTGCATCACGACGATGCCGAGCGCGAGTTCGCCTATGACCGCCAGTCCAAGGTGGGCAAGCTCGACAAGGCCCTGGACGCGGCCCGCGCCAGGGGCTGGACGGTGGTCAGCATGAAGCGGGACTGGCAGCAGGTCTATCCGGCCGGCAAGCCATGA
- a CDS encoding arylsulfatase, protein MHRVEERIVRGRSSRLAMLAVAAVVVAVTGCDKKETPPKAQQPAAQAPAATPAPGAAAPVPARENPPVATSAPVAAASAPALAAPAASGKKPNILVIFGDDIGQTNISAYSHGVVGYRTPNIDRIAQEGMLFTDYYGENSCTAGRSTFITGEVGLRTGLLKVGIPGAPVGLQAQNVTIAQALKPLGYATGQFGKNHLGDRNEYLPTAHGFDEFFGNLYHLNAEEEPERPYYPKNDEAWVKANAPRGVIHSFADGKVQDTGPLNRKRMETIDDETTTAAIGFMDKQVKADKPFFVWMNTTRMHVFTHVRESMRGQSGMPGNEYADGMIEHDGHVGKLLKALDDLKIADNTIVIYSTDNGPNQFSWPDAATTPFRSEKDTNWEGAFRVPAIIRWPGRIKPNTVSTTMISGLDWFPTLLAAAGDADIKDRLLKGTSIGGKSFKVHLDGYNFLPYLTGQTNTGPRQDFFYFNDDGQLVAMRHNDWKFVFCEQRQPGGFQVWANPFTCLRVPKAFNLRMDPYERADTVSDQYYDWTAKNAYMISYASSRVAPFLQSFKDYPPSQRPASFTIDQMTEAVMSSIDRGAAGGK, encoded by the coding sequence ATGCACAGAGTTGAAGAACGCATAGTCAGAGGGCGGAGTTCCAGGCTGGCGATGCTGGCCGTGGCCGCCGTGGTGGTCGCCGTGACCGGCTGCGACAAGAAGGAGACCCCGCCCAAGGCGCAGCAGCCGGCGGCGCAGGCGCCTGCCGCCACGCCGGCACCGGGCGCGGCCGCACCGGTACCGGCCCGCGAGAATCCGCCGGTGGCGACCAGCGCCCCGGTTGCCGCGGCCTCCGCGCCCGCGCTGGCGGCACCGGCCGCCTCCGGCAAGAAGCCCAACATCCTGGTGATCTTTGGCGACGACATCGGCCAGACCAACATCAGTGCCTACAGCCATGGCGTGGTGGGTTACCGCACCCCGAACATCGACCGCATTGCCCAGGAGGGCATGCTGTTCACCGACTACTACGGCGAGAACAGCTGCACCGCCGGCCGCTCCACCTTCATCACCGGTGAAGTGGGGCTGCGCACGGGCCTGCTGAAGGTCGGCATTCCGGGCGCGCCGGTCGGGCTGCAGGCGCAGAACGTGACCATTGCGCAGGCGCTCAAGCCGCTGGGCTATGCCACCGGCCAGTTCGGCAAGAACCACCTGGGCGACCGCAACGAGTACCTGCCCACCGCGCACGGCTTCGACGAGTTCTTCGGCAACCTCTATCACCTGAACGCGGAAGAGGAACCGGAGCGCCCGTACTACCCGAAAAACGACGAGGCCTGGGTCAAGGCCAACGCGCCGCGCGGCGTGATCCACTCGTTCGCCGACGGCAAGGTCCAGGACACCGGGCCGCTGAACCGCAAGCGCATGGAGACCATCGACGACGAGACCACGACGGCGGCGATCGGCTTCATGGACAAGCAGGTGAAGGCCGACAAGCCGTTCTTCGTGTGGATGAACACCACCCGCATGCACGTGTTCACCCACGTGCGCGAGTCGATGCGCGGGCAGAGCGGCATGCCCGGCAACGAGTACGCCGACGGCATGATCGAGCACGACGGCCACGTCGGCAAGCTGCTCAAGGCGCTCGACGACCTGAAGATCGCCGACAACACCATCGTCATCTACAGCACCGACAACGGCCCCAACCAGTTCAGCTGGCCGGATGCCGCGACCACGCCGTTCCGAAGCGAGAAGGACACCAACTGGGAAGGCGCGTTCCGGGTGCCGGCGATCATTCGCTGGCCGGGCCGGATCAAGCCCAACACGGTGTCCACCACGATGATTTCCGGGCTCGACTGGTTCCCGACGCTGCTGGCCGCGGCCGGCGATGCCGATATCAAGGACCGGCTGCTCAAGGGCACCAGCATCGGTGGCAAATCGTTCAAGGTGCATCTGGACGGCTACAACTTCCTGCCATACCTGACCGGGCAGACCAACACCGGGCCGCGCCAGGACTTCTTCTACTTCAACGATGACGGGCAGCTGGTGGCGATGCGCCACAACGACTGGAAGTTCGTGTTCTGCGAGCAGCGCCAGCCGGGCGGCTTCCAGGTCTGGGCCAACCCGTTCACCTGCCTGCGCGTGCCCAAGGCATTCAACCTGCGCATGGACCCCTATGAGCGGGCCGATACGGTTTCCGACCAGTACTACGACTGGACCGCGAAGAACGCCTACATGATCAGTTATGCGTCGTCGCGGGTGGCACCGTTCCTCCAGTCGTTCAAGGACTACCCGCCCAGCCAGCGCCCGGCGAGCTTCACCATCGACCAGATGACCGAGGCGGTGATGTCGTCGATCGACAGGGGCGCGGCCGGCGGCAAGTAG
- a CDS encoding fused MFS/spermidine synthase: MVEARAGAGSGKDKVRYATATNGQGARAAAQAGQDGQAWHDAALVPALLLFASGTAGLVFQVLWIRQLALVVGVEVHAVTTAVSAFFGGLALGGWVFGRSADRHGDPLRLYAWLEIAVLVLGVGATLALAQAAAPFAWLESRVGLLAWALPFVLVILPAAAMGGTLPVLMRVLGSRPGRVGTHGGRLYAANTAGAIAGTLLAGFVLVPGLGILGSAIAAGMLNGVAALCAWLLARRATSPCAPASAHAAQPAAAAGDVANGRLALLLYAAAGGIALGYEVVWSQAIVQFLSTRTFAFTVVLATYLAGLAIGSALAARHADRARDPWGAFGLLVAAAGLVALLEFVLLGEWLLRAQGSLSAWVQGLTASPLLAACARFALAALTVVFVPTLLLGAAFPFVLRVSVDSRRIGAGVGSVIALNTLGGIAGTALAGFVLVPYLGLVRTLSLLAVAAAVVGVVAVALGSGVRPAARWAVPMLGVLAVIAAALAPPDRLATLLARARGGELVFYEEGRGATVAVVEQSSATNRFRRLYIQGVSNSGDAMTSQRYMRLQALLPLIVHNGAPKSALVIGLGTGITAGATLAWPGLERRVVAELLPPVARAVPSFKGNFGVATDPRVEIRLRDGRRELLQSPQQYDLVTLEPPPPSAAGVANLYSTDFYRLAATRLQPGGLVAQWLPLPTQNDADTRMLVRSFLDVFPHATLWTTELHEMLLVGSMSPLALDVAQVRARFAQPDVAAALQAVGVRSAAALLATWVTDRAGLDWYAADAPAVTDDRPRIEYAGWVRPDAFPESLSRLLSLQSEPPLAGADDAFWRELRHEREILHTFYRAGLDAYRGDREAWASHITQAMRADPDNPYYAWFVGGQARRAPAAPENTPRNAP, from the coding sequence ATGGTAGAAGCGCGCGCCGGCGCAGGCTCCGGCAAGGATAAGGTGCGGTATGCGACGGCCACCAACGGGCAGGGCGCCCGGGCCGCCGCGCAGGCGGGGCAGGACGGGCAGGCGTGGCATGACGCCGCGCTGGTGCCTGCCCTGCTGCTTTTTGCCTCGGGCACCGCGGGGCTGGTGTTCCAGGTGCTGTGGATCAGGCAGCTCGCGCTGGTGGTGGGTGTCGAGGTACACGCCGTCACCACCGCCGTGAGCGCGTTCTTCGGCGGCCTGGCACTGGGCGGCTGGGTCTTCGGCCGCAGCGCCGACCGCCATGGCGATCCGCTCAGGCTGTATGCCTGGCTGGAGATCGCGGTGCTGGTGCTGGGCGTCGGCGCGACGCTGGCCCTGGCGCAGGCCGCCGCGCCGTTTGCCTGGCTGGAAAGCCGGGTGGGCCTGCTGGCGTGGGCGTTGCCGTTCGTGCTGGTGATCCTGCCGGCGGCCGCGATGGGCGGCACGCTGCCGGTGCTGATGCGCGTGCTGGGCTCGCGCCCGGGCCGCGTTGGCACGCACGGTGGCCGGCTCTACGCCGCCAACACCGCCGGCGCCATCGCCGGCACGCTGCTGGCTGGCTTTGTGCTGGTGCCCGGGCTTGGCATCCTCGGCAGCGCCATCGCGGCGGGCATGCTCAACGGCGTCGCGGCGCTGTGTGCCTGGCTGCTGGCGCGGCGGGCTACGAGTCCCTGCGCTCCCGCCAGCGCCCACGCGGCGCAACCCGCCGCTGCCGCCGGCGATGTCGCCAACGGCCGGCTCGCGCTGCTGCTGTATGCCGCCGCGGGCGGCATCGCGCTGGGCTATGAGGTGGTCTGGTCGCAGGCCATCGTGCAGTTCCTCAGCACGCGCACCTTCGCCTTCACCGTGGTGCTGGCCACCTACCTGGCCGGGCTCGCCATCGGCAGCGCGCTGGCCGCGCGCCATGCCGACCGCGCGCGCGACCCGTGGGGCGCCTTCGGCCTGCTGGTGGCGGCGGCCGGGCTGGTGGCCTTGCTCGAGTTCGTGCTGCTGGGCGAATGGCTGCTGCGCGCGCAGGGCAGCCTGTCGGCGTGGGTCCAGGGCCTGACCGCGAGCCCGCTGCTGGCGGCCTGCGCACGCTTTGCGCTGGCGGCGCTGACGGTGGTGTTCGTGCCGACGCTGCTGCTGGGCGCGGCGTTCCCGTTCGTGCTGCGCGTCAGTGTCGACAGCCGGCGCATCGGCGCGGGCGTGGGCAGCGTGATCGCCCTCAACACGCTCGGCGGCATCGCCGGCACCGCGCTGGCCGGCTTCGTGCTGGTGCCGTACCTGGGGCTGGTGCGTACGCTGTCGCTGCTGGCGGTCGCGGCGGCGGTGGTCGGCGTGGTGGCGGTGGCGCTGGGCAGCGGGGTGCGGCCGGCGGCGCGCTGGGCGGTGCCGATGCTGGGCGTGCTGGCGGTGATCGCCGCCGCGCTGGCGCCGCCGGACCGCCTCGCCACGCTGCTGGCGCGGGCGCGTGGCGGCGAACTGGTGTTCTACGAGGAAGGGCGCGGCGCCACCGTGGCGGTGGTCGAGCAGAGCTCCGCCACCAACCGCTTCCGGCGCCTCTATATCCAGGGCGTTTCCAATTCCGGCGATGCCATGACCTCGCAGCGCTATATGCGGCTGCAGGCGCTGCTGCCGTTGATCGTGCACAACGGCGCGCCGAAGTCGGCGCTGGTGATCGGGCTCGGCACCGGCATCACGGCGGGCGCGACGCTGGCGTGGCCGGGGCTGGAGCGGCGCGTGGTGGCGGAGCTGCTGCCGCCGGTCGCGCGCGCGGTGCCCAGCTTCAAGGGCAATTTCGGCGTCGCCACCGACCCGCGCGTGGAGATCCGCCTGCGCGACGGCCGGCGCGAACTGCTGCAGAGCCCGCAGCAGTACGACCTGGTTACGCTGGAGCCGCCGCCGCCGTCGGCTGCCGGCGTGGCCAACCTGTATTCGACCGACTTCTACCGGCTCGCGGCCACGCGGCTGCAGCCCGGCGGCCTGGTGGCGCAGTGGCTGCCGCTGCCGACGCAGAACGACGCCGATACGCGCATGCTGGTGCGCAGCTTCCTCGATGTGTTCCCGCACGCCACGCTGTGGACCACCGAGCTGCACGAGATGCTGCTGGTCGGGTCGATGTCGCCGCTGGCGCTGGATGTGGCGCAGGTCCGCGCGCGCTTTGCGCAGCCGGATGTCGCCGCGGCGCTGCAGGCGGTGGGGGTGCGCTCGGCGGCGGCACTGCTGGCCACCTGGGTCACCGACCGCGCCGGGCTGGACTGGTATGCGGCCGATGCGCCGGCCGTGACCGACGACCGCCCGCGCATCGAGTATGCCGGCTGGGTCCGCCCCGACGCCTTCCCGGAATCGTTGTCCAGGCTGCTGTCGCTGCAAAGCGAACCGCCGCTGGCGGGCGCCGACGATGCCTTCTGGCGCGAGCTGCGCCACGAGCGCGAGATCCTGCACACGTTCTACCGCGCCGGCCTCGACGCCTACCGCGGCGACCGCGAGGCGTGGGCCAGCCATATCACGCAGGCCATGCGCGCCGATCCCGACAATCCCTACTACGCATGGTTTGTCGGCGGGCAGGCCCGCCGCGCCCCGGCCGCACCCGAGAACACCCCAAGGAACGCCCCATGA
- a CDS encoding AAA family ATPase has product MSTRDDVLALQQRMGESIVGQQRMIERLLLGLLADGHLLVEGLPGLAKTRAIKMLARNLDARLSRIQFTPDLLPADITGSEIYFTEGGKGEFRFQAGPVFANLVLADEVNRSPAKVQAALLEAMEERQVTVGGTTHKLEPLFLVMATQNPIEQEGTYPLPEAQMDRFLMHVSVGYPEAQAEADIVRLARAEEAGGAAAGASAPVRLAPEAIFAARAAIHGIHVSEAVERYIVALVQATRAPKLVDDDLDKWIQVGVSPRGSIGLDKVARAHAWLHGRDFVTPEDVQAVVGDVFRHRLILSYEAHAAGVGADAVIERLVQQVAVA; this is encoded by the coding sequence ATGAGCACACGCGACGACGTCCTGGCCCTGCAGCAGCGCATGGGCGAATCGATCGTGGGCCAGCAGCGCATGATCGAGCGCCTGCTGCTGGGCCTGCTGGCGGACGGCCACCTGTTGGTCGAAGGCCTGCCGGGGCTGGCCAAGACGCGCGCCATCAAGATGCTGGCGCGCAACCTCGATGCGCGGCTGTCGCGGATCCAGTTCACGCCGGACCTGCTGCCGGCGGACATCACCGGCTCGGAAATCTACTTCACCGAAGGCGGCAAGGGCGAGTTCCGCTTCCAGGCCGGCCCGGTATTCGCCAACCTGGTGCTGGCCGACGAGGTCAACCGCTCGCCGGCCAAGGTCCAGGCGGCGCTGCTGGAGGCGATGGAAGAGCGCCAGGTCACCGTCGGCGGCACCACCCACAAGCTCGAGCCGCTGTTCCTGGTGATGGCGACGCAGAACCCGATCGAACAGGAGGGCACCTACCCGCTGCCCGAGGCGCAGATGGACCGCTTCCTGATGCATGTCAGCGTGGGCTATCCCGAAGCGCAGGCCGAGGCCGACATCGTCAGGCTGGCGCGCGCGGAAGAGGCGGGCGGCGCGGCGGCTGGCGCGAGCGCTCCGGTGCGGCTCGCGCCCGAGGCCATCTTCGCCGCGCGTGCGGCCATCCATGGCATTCATGTCAGCGAGGCGGTGGAGCGCTACATCGTCGCGCTGGTGCAGGCCACGCGCGCGCCCAAGCTTGTCGACGACGATCTCGACAAGTGGATCCAGGTGGGCGTGAGCCCGCGCGGCTCGATCGGGCTGGACAAGGTGGCGCGCGCGCATGCGTGGCTGCACGGGCGCGACTTCGTCACGCCCGAAGACGTGCAGGCCGTGGTCGGCGATGTGTTCCGCCACCGGCTGATCCTGTCGTACGAGGCGCATGCCGCCGGCGTCGGCGCCGATGCCGTGATCGAGCGCCTGGTGCAGCAAGTGGCGGTGGCCTGA